In Xanthomonas theicola, a single genomic region encodes these proteins:
- a CDS encoding OprO/OprP family phosphate-selective porin, whose translation MKLSRTLLSAAVLAAMFAPAAHAEIAIDVIGGSEISFEGLVQADGSWYDNDVQDLNGTTGNNGKNSDFGIRRAELVAKGKGPGNLEWVVGFDASTLREASNNGTTVRSTGKFLDTNVKYKFGGNANNFLQVGQYKQPNSLEELSSTKNNDFISKASVTNTYAVSRRLGGAVGFGDSNWSVVGGAFGRELTRNLAHGSGYGARATFAPVNASGNVLHLGLSYVNYDTDADTLRLRARPDADQASVRLVDSGNLTNTDRIGVIGGEAMWVAGPFKAQGEYYNAKVERYGASGNYSSNGWYLSGVWNVTGETWGYRAGVPTTPLPTEPASGMWQLGVRYDDIDLNDGDVVTRPVGAPLVAGVLGGKMSTWTVGANWYWRSNFKLALNYVMVDSSKYSSAARGNVSDKPNILEARAQFYW comes from the coding sequence ATGAAACTGTCCCGCACCCTCCTCTCGGCAGCCGTCCTCGCTGCGATGTTCGCGCCTGCTGCGCACGCCGAAATCGCCATCGATGTGATCGGCGGCTCGGAAATCTCTTTCGAAGGTCTGGTCCAGGCCGACGGCAGTTGGTACGACAACGATGTGCAGGACCTCAACGGCACCACCGGCAACAATGGCAAGAATTCCGACTTCGGCATCCGCCGCGCCGAGCTGGTCGCCAAGGGCAAGGGTCCAGGCAACCTCGAGTGGGTGGTGGGCTTCGACGCCAGCACCCTGCGCGAGGCGTCCAACAACGGCACTACGGTGCGCAGCACCGGCAAGTTCCTGGACACCAACGTCAAGTACAAGTTCGGCGGCAACGCCAACAACTTCCTGCAGGTCGGCCAGTACAAGCAGCCCAACAGCCTGGAAGAACTGTCCAGCACCAAGAACAACGATTTCATCTCCAAGGCCTCGGTCACCAACACCTACGCGGTGTCGCGGCGGCTCGGCGGCGCGGTCGGCTTCGGCGACAGCAACTGGAGCGTGGTGGGCGGCGCGTTCGGCCGCGAACTGACCCGCAACCTGGCGCACGGCAGCGGCTACGGCGCGCGCGCCACCTTCGCGCCGGTCAACGCGTCGGGCAACGTCCTGCACCTCGGCCTGAGCTACGTGAACTACGACACCGACGCCGACACGCTGCGCCTGCGCGCGCGTCCGGACGCCGACCAGGCCTCGGTGCGGCTGGTCGACAGCGGCAACCTGACCAACACCGACCGCATCGGCGTGATCGGCGGCGAAGCGATGTGGGTCGCCGGCCCGTTCAAGGCGCAGGGCGAGTACTACAACGCCAAGGTCGAGCGCTACGGCGCCAGCGGCAACTACAGCAGCAACGGCTGGTACCTGAGCGGCGTGTGGAACGTCACCGGCGAGACCTGGGGCTACAGGGCCGGCGTGCCGACCACCCCGCTGCCGACCGAACCGGCCAGCGGCATGTGGCAGTTGGGTGTGCGCTACGACGACATCGACCTGAACGACGGCGACGTGGTGACGCGTCCGGTCGGCGCCCCGCTGGTCGCCGGCGTGCTCGGCGGCAAGATGAGCACCTGGACGGTCGGCGCCAACTGGTACTGGCGTTCCAACTTCAAGCTGGCACTGAACTACGTGATGGTGGACAGCAGCAAGTACAGCAGCGCCGCGCGCGGCAACGTCAGTGACAAGCCGAACATCCTCGAGGCGCGCGCGCAGTTCTACTGGTGA
- the pstS gene encoding phosphate ABC transporter substrate-binding protein PstS, whose amino-acid sequence MILSLKSRVAAAAVAASFVFAANAADVTGAGASFIYPVMSKWSADYNAATGKKVNYQSIGSGGGIAQIKAATVDFGSSDAPLKPDELAASGLAQFPSVIGGVVPVVNVQGVAPGALKLDGKTLADIFLGKVKTWNDPAIAGLNPGLKLPDAKITVVHRSDGSGTSFNFTNYLSKVNADWKSKVGEGTSVQWPIGIGGKGNEGVAAYVKQIRGGIGYVELSYALQNRMSYTAMKNAAGKFVQPSDESFAAAAASADWAGAKDFYLVMTNAPGEASWPITATNFILVHKQPKNPAGAKAAKDFFKWMYANGDAQAKQLDYVPLPDALVKQIDAYWSANLKY is encoded by the coding sequence GTGATCCTCTCGCTCAAGTCCCGCGTCGCCGCCGCCGCCGTCGCCGCGTCGTTCGTGTTCGCCGCCAATGCCGCCGACGTCACCGGCGCCGGCGCCTCCTTCATCTACCCGGTCATGTCCAAGTGGTCGGCCGACTACAACGCCGCCACCGGCAAGAAGGTCAACTACCAGTCGATCGGTTCCGGTGGCGGCATCGCCCAGATCAAGGCGGCGACGGTCGACTTCGGGTCCTCCGACGCGCCGCTCAAACCGGACGAGCTGGCCGCGTCCGGCCTGGCCCAGTTCCCGTCGGTGATCGGCGGCGTGGTGCCGGTGGTCAACGTGCAGGGCGTCGCTCCGGGCGCGCTGAAGCTGGACGGCAAGACCCTGGCCGACATCTTCCTGGGCAAGGTCAAGACCTGGAACGACCCAGCGATCGCCGGCCTGAATCCGGGGCTGAAGCTGCCCGACGCCAAGATCACCGTGGTGCATCGCTCAGACGGCTCGGGCACCAGTTTCAACTTCACCAACTACCTGTCCAAGGTCAATGCCGACTGGAAGAGCAAGGTCGGCGAAGGCACCTCGGTGCAGTGGCCGATCGGCATCGGCGGCAAGGGCAACGAGGGCGTGGCCGCCTACGTCAAGCAAATCAGGGGCGGCATTGGCTACGTCGAACTGTCCTATGCATTGCAGAACAGGATGTCCTACACCGCGATGAAGAACGCCGCCGGCAAGTTCGTGCAGCCCAGCGACGAGAGCTTCGCCGCCGCGGCCGCCAGCGCCGACTGGGCCGGCGCCAAGGACTTCTACCTGGTAATGACCAATGCACCGGGCGAGGCCTCGTGGCCGATCACCGCGACCAACTTCATCCTGGTCCACAAGCAACCGAAGAACCCGGCCGGCGCCAAGGCCGCCAAGGACTTCTTCAAGTGGATGTACGCCAATGGCGACGCGCAGGCCAAGCAGTTGGACTACGTGCCGCTGCCGGACGCGCTGGTCAAGCAGATCGACGCCTACTGGAGCGCCAACCTGAAGTACTGA
- the nth gene encoding endonuclease III, with translation MSARSAAARRGCTLSKAEIHELFSRLAELNPTPTTELDYTTPFELLIAVILSAQATDVGVNKATRRLYSVANTPAAILALGEDGLKRYISSIGLFNAKARNVIATCRILVEQYAGAVPRDRAALQALPGVGRKTANVVLNTAFGEPTIAVDTHIFRVANRTGLAPGKDVRAVEDGLLKRVPAPFMHDAHHWLILHGRYVCKARKPDCPRCAIRDLCRFGDKPLE, from the coding sequence ATGAGCGCACGCAGCGCCGCGGCGCGGCGCGGGTGCACGCTGAGCAAGGCCGAGATCCACGAACTGTTCTCGCGGCTGGCCGAACTCAATCCCACCCCGACCACCGAGCTGGACTACACCACGCCGTTCGAACTGCTGATCGCAGTGATCCTGTCGGCGCAAGCCACCGATGTCGGCGTCAACAAGGCCACGCGCCGCCTGTATTCGGTGGCGAACACGCCGGCGGCGATCCTGGCGCTGGGCGAGGACGGCCTGAAGCGCTACATCTCCAGCATCGGCCTGTTCAACGCGAAAGCCAGGAACGTCATCGCCACCTGCCGCATCCTGGTCGAGCAGTACGCCGGCGCGGTGCCGCGCGACCGCGCCGCGCTCCAGGCCCTTCCCGGCGTCGGCCGCAAGACCGCCAATGTGGTGCTCAACACCGCCTTCGGCGAACCGACCATTGCCGTGGACACGCACATCTTCCGCGTCGCCAACCGCACCGGGCTGGCTCCGGGGAAGGACGTGCGCGCGGTCGAGGACGGCCTGCTCAAGCGGGTCCCTGCGCCGTTCATGCACGACGCGCACCACTGGCTGATCCTGCACGGCCGCTACGTGTGCAAGGCGCGCAAACCGGATTGCCCGCGCTGCGCGATCCGCGACCTGTGCCGGTTCGGGGACAAGCCACTGGAGTGA
- the pstS gene encoding phosphate ABC transporter substrate-binding protein PstS produces MNLQPARFAALTLALAFAVTACQPGNGDKPQETADAAGGAPAAAPADGARTAAEISGAGASFIYPLVSKWSADYHSATGNKINYQSIGSGGGIAQIKAGTVDFGSSDKPLSSEELAQAGLGQFPSAIGGVVPVVNLEGMAAGKLKLTGTLLADIFLGKVTTWNDPAIAALNPGTPLPGGKINLVHRSDGSGTSFNFTNYLSKVSPEWKSKVGEGTSVQWPGGVGGKGNEGVASYVQQIKGSIGYVELAYALQNKMPYASLQNAAGNWVQPNADSFAAAAASADWSNAKDFNLIITNAAGAQAWPITATNFMLMHKQAKDPARSKATLEFFKWAFEKGQSQASDLHYVPLPPELVQQIEAYWGKEFK; encoded by the coding sequence ATGAACCTGCAGCCGGCACGCTTTGCCGCCCTGACCCTGGCCCTCGCCTTCGCCGTCACTGCCTGCCAGCCCGGCAATGGCGACAAGCCGCAGGAGACGGCCGATGCGGCAGGCGGCGCGCCCGCGGCCGCTCCCGCCGACGGCGCCAGGACCGCCGCGGAGATCTCCGGCGCCGGCGCCTCTTTCATCTATCCGCTGGTGTCCAAGTGGTCGGCCGACTACCACAGCGCCACCGGCAACAAGATCAACTACCAGTCGATCGGTTCCGGCGGCGGCATCGCCCAGATCAAGGCCGGCACGGTCGATTTCGGTTCCTCCGACAAGCCGCTGTCCAGCGAAGAGCTGGCCCAGGCCGGCCTCGGCCAGTTCCCTTCGGCGATCGGCGGCGTGGTGCCGGTGGTCAATCTGGAGGGCATGGCAGCGGGCAAGCTGAAGCTGACCGGCACGCTGCTCGCCGACATCTTCCTCGGCAAGGTCACCACCTGGAACGATCCAGCGATCGCCGCACTCAATCCCGGCACGCCCCTGCCCGGCGGCAAGATCAACCTGGTGCACCGCTCCGACGGCTCGGGCACCAGCTTCAACTTCACCAACTACCTGTCCAAGGTCAGCCCGGAGTGGAAGAGCAAGGTTGGCGAAGGCACCTCCGTGCAGTGGCCGGGCGGCGTCGGCGGCAAGGGCAACGAGGGCGTGGCCTCGTACGTGCAGCAGATCAAGGGCTCGATCGGCTACGTCGAACTGGCCTACGCGCTGCAGAACAAGATGCCGTACGCGTCGCTGCAGAATGCCGCCGGCAACTGGGTCCAGCCCAACGCCGACAGCTTCGCCGCCGCCGCCGCGTCGGCGGACTGGTCCAACGCCAAGGACTTCAACCTGATCATCACCAATGCCGCCGGCGCGCAGGCATGGCCGATCACCGCCACCAACTTCATGCTGATGCACAAGCAGGCCAAGGACCCGGCGCGCAGCAAGGCCACCCTGGAGTTCTTCAAGTGGGCGTTCGAGAAGGGCCAGTCGCAGGCCAGCGATCTGCACTACGTGCCGCTGCCGCCGGAGCTGGTGCAGCAGATCGAGGCTTACTGGGGCAAGGAGTTCAAATAA